GCATGGCGTGCGTTTTCTCGCCAGTTATGCCACGCCGCCTTATCAGGCCATGTGCAAGGATCGCTTCGATAATGGTTTTGACGCCGAAGGTAAACGCATGCGCGTAGCCGGCGAGGAGATCGGTCGCTGGGTGTCGGGCATCGAAGGTATTCCCGTCAATATTCCCAATAGCGAATCCTACGAGGCCATGGAGCGCAGCCAGCTGGACTGTGTCATCGGCGCCACCAGCTGGTTGAAGTCCCTGTCGCTGATGGAAGTGGCCAACAGCGTCGTCGAGCTGCCCATGGGCGCTTTTCTTGGTGGTTCGTTGCTGAATGTGCGCGAATCTGTCTGGGAGGATCTGGGTGAGAAAGGGCGCCGGGCGTTAATCGACGCCGCTCCGGTAGGCCTCGCTCGTACCTTGTACGCGTATCAGAAAGAAGAACAGGACGTACGTAAGCTGGCGCAGGAACAGGGTATCAACTTCGTTGAGGTATCCGATGCGCTCAAACAACATCGCGAAGAATTCATGCAATCCCAGATCGAGCAATCGGCCCAAAATGCGGCCAAGCGCGGTGTCGAGAATCCGGAAAAGATCGTCGAGAGTTTCATCAAGAATCTGGAGAAGTGGGAAAAGCTGCTCGAAGGCAAGCAACTCACCGAGCAGCAGTACGCCGAGTTGTTGAAAACCGAAATCTACGACAAGGCGTTTTGATGGACCATGCCGGTTTATGAGTCCGGGGATATTCTCACTTTACAGGTTATTTGATTGATGAATACAGCGACAACGCAGTTCAAGCCGTTTGACGGGGTCCGGGTCCTGGATATGAGCCAGGGGCTGGCCGGGCCCTATGCGGCGCAGATGCTTCTGATGATGGGCGCCACGGTAGTGAAGGTGGAGCCTCCCCAGGGCGACTGGGGCCGGGTAATGGGATTGGCGCGTAACGGGCACAGTGCGTTGAGCGTGATCGCCAACTGGGGCAAGAAAGGCATTTGCGTGGACGCTCGCAACGAACAGGGCCGGGAGGTGATCAAGCGTCTGGTCGGTTGTTCGGACCTGGTTATGGAAAGCTTCCGACCCGGTGTCATGGAGAAACTCGGGCTGGGGTACGACGTTCTGAAATCCCTGAATCCCGGTATTGTGCTGGGTTCCATCTCCGGCTTCGGGCGCAGCGGGCCCCACGCGCTACGAGCCGGCTCGGACAGTATTCTTCAGGCCGCCACCGGTATGGCGGCCATGAACGGCACGGACGAGGGTGCTCCCCGGCGGGTCGGCATGCTGGCGGTGGATATGATCACCGGTTTGTATGCCGGCTACGCGTTGTCCGCGGCGATCCACGAGCAACGTGCCTCCGGTGTCGGCCGGCATCTGGATCTGTCACTGCTTGGCGCCTCGATGGCTTTTCAGGCCATGCCCATGGTGGAGTCCTTTCTACAGGGTGGAGAAAAAAGAAAACCGGTGACAGTGCCCTCGGGCAACTTCGATGCCGCCGATGGTCAGCTTTCGGTGGTGTGTTTACGCAATCAGATGTTCCACGCCCTGGCAAAGGCGCTCGGCCATGAAGAATGGGCAACCGACCCGCGCTTTGCCGATAACGAGGCGCGCCAGCGCAATGTGGAGACCCTGCATGATCTGCTGGCGGGCATTTTCCCGACACAATCCCGGGAGTACTGGATCAACCGGCTCAATCAGGCGGGCGTGCTTTGCGGACCGGTGAACAGCTATTCGTCATTGCGTGAGGATGCCCAGGTGGAGGCCTTGCATTTGTTGACGGATGTGGATCATCCAGACTTCGGCGCCTTCCCTTTCCCGGCGTTCCCGGGGGCGGAGAGCCGGGCGGACGAGTTGCCGCCGGCGCCGGCTTTGGGGCAGCACACCGTGGATGCCCTGCGAGGGGCGGGCTTCGCCGAGGTGGAGATCCACAACTTGTTGTCATCCGGTGCCTGCATGCAGGCGTGAAAAAGAATAAGGAGCAGGTGATGCGAGCAGTGCTTTGTGACCGGTTCGGGTCTTATCAGGACCTGGTGTTATCCGAGGTGCCCAGTCCGGCGTTGGCGGAGGGCAGCGTGCGTATCGCCGTGCACTTCGCCAGCGTCAGCTACGCCATCTCCCTGATGGTGGCGGGGACCTATCAACGCAAAATGACGCCGCCTTTTGTTCCCGGCACGGAAGTATCCGGTGTTGTTACCGAATGCGGCCCCGGTGTTAACGATCTCAAAGTGGGGGATCGGGTGGCGGCCATTGTCGATTGCGGCGCCTTTGCTGAAGAGGTGGTGATCGACCGGGCCACCGTCTATCCGGTTCCGCAGGCGGTGCCGCTGGAGCAGGCGGTGGCCTTGCCCTTGTCGTTTGGTACCGCCACCACGGCGCTGAAGCGGGCCGGCGAACTGGCCAATAAAACCGTTTTGGTCACTGGCGCGGGCGGGGCCCTCGGGCAAGCCGCCGTACAGGTGGCGTCCCTGCTTGGCGCCAGGGTGATCGCCATGGCCAGTTCAGCGGAGAAGCTGGGGGCGGCTTTGCAGGTGGGCGCTTCGGAAGGGATCGATTATTCCACCGGGGATGTGGTGAAGAAGGTCAAAGCGTTGACGGAAGGGCGCGGTGCCGATGTGGTGTTCGATCCGGTGGGTGGCGAGGTGTTCGCGTCGCTGATTCGGACCACGGCGGTGGAAGGCACCATTTTGTCCCTGGGTTTTGCCAGCGGTGAGATACCCGCCGCGCCGGTGAATCTGTTGTTGGTGAAGAACATCGGTTTGCTGGGAGTAAATTTTTCCGAGTACGTGGGTTGGGGAAAAGAGGATCGGCGTCATCAGTTCTCCGATGAAATCCAATCGATGATGCGCTGGCTGTTCCTGTTCGCGGCGGAAGGAAAAGTAAGGCTCACCACGCCTGAGCTGTTCCGGTTCGAACAGGTGACGGAAGCCATCGATCAGGTGGTTCAGCGCCGGGCCGTGGGCAAGGTGGCATTACGTATTCGATGAGGTTGGATCATGAACCGGCTAATAAAAAAGACAAAAAGTCTGGCCACCAATGTGGTCGGCGCGATGATCGTTCTGATGATGGTGCACGTTACCACTGAAGTGCTGTTGAGGTTGCTGTTCGGTATGCATATTCCGGGAACCATGGAGGTCGTCGCCTACTACTACATGGTGACCGCGGTCTTTATCGGTATTTTCATCTGCGTCGTTGAGGACAGTCACATCCGGGTGGATGTCCTGGTTCAGCACTTCGGCAAGCGTTTGAGATCCGCCACGGACATCTTCGGGCTGCTGGTGATGACGCTGTACTTCGCCCTGTTCTCCTATGGTTTGTACCTGCAGGCGGTTAAAAGCTGGGGGCGTCGGGAAGGGGTGGACGCGGTGTTTTTTGAACTGTCGATCTGGCCATCCCGTTGGATTGCCTGGGTGGGCGTTTTCATGGCCGCCCTGGCGGCGGTGTATCTTCTGGTCCGTTTGTTGCGCGGCAAATCCGGGCGGGAGGTTTCGTCATGAGCGCGGTGCAGATCGGATTCGCTTGTATCGCCTTACTGCTGGTGCTGTTGGCATTGCGCGTGCCGATCGGGGTATCACTTGGGGTGAGTGCCTTTACCGGGCTGCTCTCCCTTCGTGGCCTGGATGCGGCGTTCGCTCTGATGGGGTCCACCACCTTTCAGTTCATCGCCCATTGGTCGTTAACCGCCATTCCCATGTTTATCCTGATGGGCGCGATAGCCTTCCATACCGGTTTGACGCGGACCCTGTTCGATGCGGGCAAGGCCTGGCTGGGTTTTCTGCCGGGCGGGCTGGCGATCGCCACTAATGTTTCCAGTGCCGGCTTCGCCGCCGCCAGCGGTTCCAGTGTGGCGATGGCCGGTGCCATGTCCCGTCTTGCCGTGCCGGAAATGCTGAGGGCCAGGTACGACCCTGGTCTGGCCACCGGGGTGGTGGCGGCCTCCGGGACGCTGGGGGCGTTTATTCCTCCGAGCATTCCTTTTGTGCTTTATGCGGTGTTCATGGAGGCGTCCGTCGGGCAGCTGTTGATGGCGGGGATTATTCCCGGCCTGCTGACCATGTTGGCTTACGCCGTGCTGATCGTCACCCGGGTGAAACTGAATCCGGATCTCGCGCCGAGGACCGCGCAGGCCTATTCGAACCGGGACCGGTGGGTATTGCTGCTCAAGTCCTGGCCATTGCCGGTGATCGTCGCCGGCGTTGTGGGCGGGTTGTATACCGGAACGGTAACGGCCACCGAAGCGGGCGCCTTTGGTGCTTTCGTGGCGATTGCGGCCGCGCTGATTCAGGGCTCCTTCAGTTGGACGGCGATGCAGCAGGCGGTGTCGGAAACGGTCACCAGCACCGCGTCGATTTTTCTCATCGCCATCGGCGCGGTGTTGTTCAGCCGCATGCTGACGCTCAGCCAGATTCCCATGAACATCGGTGTCTGGGTGGAAGATTATGCGGTGGCCTTGTGGATGTTCCTGCTGGCGGTCACCGTGTTCTACATCGTTCTGGGTATGTTCCTGGATCCCATTGGCTTGATGCTGGTGACCCTGCCGGTGCTGGCGCCTTTCGTCATCGCGTTCGATATCGACGTGATCTGGTTTGGCGTGTTGGTGGTGAAGTTCATCGAGATCGGTTTGCTGACACCACCGATTGGATTGAACCTGTTCGTGGTCAGCGCCGGCGTGGGGGACAAGGTGCCGTTTGGTCAGGTGGTTCGCGGCACGGTGTGGTTCCTGGCCGCGGAAGCGGTGGTGCTGATTCTGCTGATGGCGTTCCCGCAGTTGTCCCTGCTGTTGCCATCGCTGATGTACTAGTTGGGATGACGCTATATTGACGCGATGCCAAATTTGATGCATTATTGCATCAATAATGATGACGGAGGGTCGATATGCGTACCACAATTACGATTGACGATGCCCTCTACGAGCAGGCATTGGAGCTGGCTGACTCAGGCTTGGATAAACCCGCGGATATTCTTCGGGAGGCCGTCAAAACCTATGTTCGGGTCCAAGCCGCGCGCCGCCTGGCCGCTTTGGGAGGAGCGTCACCTGAGATGGCGGATATCCCGCGGCGGCGTGAGGAGCCGTTGCAGGAATGAGCGTTTTGGTGGATACCTCGGTATGGGTGGCGCACTTCAGAGAAAAAAATGAGGCGCTGATTAACCTGATAGAAATGGACCGCGCCCTGGTGCATCCCATGGTCTTGGGCGAGCTTGCCTGCGGGACTCCGCCTGAACCTCGGCAACGAACTTTGGGTTACATTGGTTTATTGCGGCTGAGTAATCAGGCCAGCCTTAAGGAGGTCATGACGTTCGTTGAGCAAGAACGCTTATACGGGCGAGGTCGTGGTTTGGTGGATATGATGTTGCTCGCTTCAACCGTCATCACTCCCGAAGGGAGGCTTTGGACGTTGGATAAACGCTTGGCTGGATTGGCGGATGAGTTCGACGTGGCGTACCAGCCGCATAGGCATTAGGTAGAGCGGTGGGGGTGCGCTTATTCGCGAGCAAGCTCGCTTCCCACAGAGAGAACTACGAAGCCGCTGTGGGAGCGAGCTTGCTCGCGAATATTCTATGAGCGCGCCTGCGAACTGAGGGGGGCAGCAGTCCGCGAGACGCGAATAGCTTTACTGATCAGGCCCGGGCCGGTTGCGGCTGGTAGCCTTTCAACGCGGTGACAAAATCCTGCAGAGCGTGAATGCCGGACTCCTCGGCTTCGCGGCACCATTGTTTCAATGCATCCAGCATTTCCGCGGAATTGCGGCTGGTCTGGCCCCAGATTTCCTGCAGGCGCAGGCGGTATTCGTAGATGGTGGCCAGCGTGTGGTTGTGTTCGGTCAGCCGCTCCAGGCGTTGCTGATGACGCGGCTTGAAGAAACGCTGATCGCGGTACAGCAGGGCCCGGGCGCGACGGTAGAAACCACGGGTGGTGTCGCAGGCGCGGGCTTGCTCCTGCTGGAACACCGGTTTGATCACCGTGCGGCGGTAATGGGCCATCACCTGGAAACGGTGCTGCACCAGGGCACGCAGGGTATCCAGATCCACGCTGGAACGGGCGGTGGCCAGCACCGGTGTTGGCGCCAGTTTTTTCACTTTCGCCAGACCCAGCATTTCAAACAGGCGGATCCAGGCCCAGCCCATATCGAACTCGAACCGGCGTACCGACAGCTTGGCGGAGCTGGGGTAGGTGTGGTGGTTGTTATGCAGCTCTTCGCCACCAATCAGAATGCCCCACGGCAGGATGTTGCGTGAGGCGTCCTTGCATTCGAAGTTGCGGTAGCCCCAGTAGTGGCCGATACCGTTGATCACGCCGGCGGCGAACAGCGGAATCCACATCATCTGCACCGCCCAGATGGTCACTCCGGCGAAGCCGAACAGCACCACGTTGGTCAGTGCCAGCAGCACGATGCCGAGCATGGGGAAGCGGCTGTAAACGTTGCGCTCCATCCAGTCGTCCGGGCAGCCGGCGCCGTATTTGTCCAGGGTTTCCTGGTTGACGGCTTCGGCCTGGTACAGCTCGGCGCCTTCGCGCAGCACTTTGCGGATGCCAAGTACCTGCGGGCTGTGCGGGTCTTCCTCACTATCGCAGTGCGCGTGATGCTTGCGATGAATGGCGGTCCAGGCGCGGGTGTTCATGCCCGTGGTCAGCCACAGCCAGAAACGGAAGAAGTGTTTCAGCACCGGGTTCAATTCCAGCGCGCGGTGGGCGGAATAGCGGTGCAGATAGACCGTGACGCTGACGATGGTCACATGGGTCAGGGCCAACGTGATCAGCACCAGGCTCCAGGGACCCAGGGCCAGCAGGCCCTCGGACAGAAACATCAAGATGGTGTGCATAATAATCCGGCTTGCGGCGGTAGTAATCCATTAGAAAGCGAATGTCGCCGATTCGTTCCTTGATATACGGCGTTATGTACAGGTAAGCAATAAATGGGCCGATGGATGCACCCGGGCCTGCCAATCAGCTTCTATATAGATGGTGCCTACCGGTTCAAAGATCAATGCGGGGCCGTAGATTACCTGATCGGCTCCTAATTCGTCCCGCCGGTAAACAGGAATTTTGATTTTGTTTCCTTCGCTGTTTTGGGCGGCGCTTTTATCACCAGCGGAGCCGTAAACTGGAGCCTCCCAGGCCGGCGAGCCCTCGCCCCGCGGCGCCTGGCCCGGCGAGGCCGGCCGCGCCTCGGCCAGACACCGGACTCGCAGGTTCACCCGCCGCACCGGCAATGACAGCCGGTGGCCATAGCGCTGTTCGTGCAGAGCGTGGAAGGCGACTTCGCTTTGAGTGGGCTCCTCCCCCTGCCAGGGCAAGGTCAGCACGGAGGACTGGCCCTGATAGCACAGGTCCAGGCCGGTTTCGGTGCGGATCCGGTCGGCGTCGATGCCTTCCGCTTCCAGTTCCTCCCGGGCCTGGCGCTCCAGCTGCCGAGCCAGAGTCTGAATGTGAGCGGTCTCGGCATCCGCCGGCAGAGCCTGGATGCGTTCGCGCTGGCGCGGTGCGTAGACCAGCCCTTCCGCCGACAGCACGCCGGCACGTACCGGCACCACCGCCTGGTGCATGCCGAGGTTGGTGGCCAGGGCGCACACGTGCAGGCCACCGGCGCCACCGAAACTCACCAGCGTGAAGTCCCGCGGATCAAAGCCCTTCTGGATCGAGATCACCCGCAGCGCCTGGCTCATATGCTCGTTGGCCAGGTCGATGATGCCTTGCGCGGCCTGAGGGACCGACATGTCGAGGCGTTCCGCCACGCGGGCCACGGCGTCGTGGGCCTTGGCCGGGTCCAGACGCAGGTTGCCGCCTAGGGCAAATTCCGGTTGCAGGCGGCCCAGCACCAGATTGGCGTCGGTGACCGTGGCGCGGGTGCCACCCTGACCGTAACAGGCGGGCCCGGGGCTGGCGCCGGCGGATTCCGGCCCCACGTGCAGCAGGCCGGCATCATCCACCTGGGCCAGGGAGCCGCCGCCGGCCCCAATGGTGTGCATGTCGACCATGGGCACCGCCACCGGATAAGGCCCGATGCGGCCCTGGCGGGTCAGCCGGATGTCGCCGTCCAGCAGCGCCACGTCGGTGGAGGTGCCGCCCATATCGAAGGTCATCAGATGATCGCGGCCGAGGGCCTGCCCCAGGCGGCGGGCGGCGTTGAGACCGCCGGCGGGGCCGGACAGCAGCAGATTCACCGCCCGTTCGGCGGCCTGATCAGCGGCGATGGTGCCGCCGTTGGACTGCATGATGGTCAGCGGCGCCGGCGTGGTGTGCTGTTTTAGCCGCGCCAGATAATCCGCCATGCGAGGGGAGAGCCAGGCGTTCAGCCAGGTGGCCATGCCGCGCTCGTACTCGCCGCGGGTCGGCAGGATGTCGCTGGAGAGACTGACCGGATAGCCGGCCTGCCGGAGTGCCTCGCCGAGTCGTTGTTCCGCGGCGGGGTCCAGGTAGCTGAACAACAGGTTCACGGCCACGGATTCCGGGTCATGGCGGCGAACCGCGTCCACCGTTTGCCGGATCGTCTCGTCGGTGAGCGGGATCAGGGTGGCCCCCTGGGCGTCCAGACGGGTATCGACGCCGATCACCGGAGTGTCGTGCAGGGCGGTGTGGGTGGGCAGTGGCCGCAAGTTGTATAACTCGGGTCGGTTCTGGCGGCCGATGAGCAGCAGATCTTCTATGCCGGAGTTAGTGATCACTACCGTCCTGGCGCCTTTGTTTTCAAGGGCTGCGTTGGTGGCCACGGTACTGCCGTGGACGATGACCAGCTCTCCCTGGGCCAGCGCCACGGTGAGGCCCATATCCTCGATGCCTTGCAGGATGGCCCGCTCCGGGGCCGCCGGCGTGGACAGTACTTTATGGATGCGAGGTTGCTCGCCGCCCAGCAGAACGAAATCGGTGAAAGTGCCACCGGTGTCCACCCCTAGCCAGTACCGCATCTTTGCCCCGCTCGTGTTTAAACCCTTTACCGCCTGCGCAAGGACGGTGCCGCGGGTATCATAACCGTCCTGGCCGCGGGCATCACGCCAGCCTGCTGCTCGCAACCACGGTCGCTGTAGGAGCTTGCCCTGCAAGCGAATCTTTTGCCCCGAGAGCCAATTCGCTTGCAGGCAAGCTCCTACAGCAGCTTCGTAGTCTGGTCTGTGGGAAGCGAGCTTGCTCGCGAATACAAAATCTTCCAAGGAGCCGTTAATGCCCGAATTACCCGAAGTGGAAACCACGCGGCGGGGGATTGAGCCGCATCTGACCGGGCGCCGTCTGCGCTCGGTGACGGTGCGCGAGCCGCGGCTGCGCTGGCCCGTGGACGAGCGGGTGGCGGCGTTGCGGGATCGGCCGGTGCTGGCGGTGCGGCGGCGTGCCAAGTATTTGCTGCTGGACCTGGATGGCCTGTATCTGGGGGTGCATCTGGGCATGTCCGGAACGCTGCGGGTGGTGCCGGAGGCGGCGCCGCTGCGCAAGCATGATCATGTGGATCTGGTGCTCGATTCCGGGCAGTTATTGCGCTTCAACGACCCCCGCCGGTTCGGCGCGGTGCTCTATCTGCCGGACCTGGAGCAACACCCGCTGTTCACCGGCCTCGGCCCTGAACCACTGGACGCGGTCTTCACCGGAGAATGGCTGCACCGGCGCAGCCGTGGCCGCAAGGCCTCGGTGAAGACGTTCATCATGGATAACGCCACGGTGGTGGGCGTTGGCAACATTTACGCGCAAGAAAGCCTGTTTTTAGCCGGAATTCACCCCTCCCGGCCGGCGGGACGCATCAGCCTGGCCCGCTACCAGCGTCTGGCGGAAGCGATCCGGGAAGTTCTGGCGCGGGCCATCGAGGCCGGTGGCACCACATTGCGGGATTTCACCCGGGTCGATGGTCAGCCGGGCTACTTTGCCCAGGAACTGCGCGTCTATGGTCGCGCGGGGGAGCCTTGCCGGCAGTGCGGAACGCCCCTGCGGGGCGGGCGCCACGGTCAGCGCAGTACGGTGTATTGTCCTCACTGCCAGCGTTGAGGCGGGTTCAAGCGTTTCCTGAACTCAGTGCAGTATCGTATTGTTTCTATACGAATAAAGATTTAGATTGTGAACCAGTAGTCAGCACGACTGCTGAATTGGGGTAACAATGCCCCGGCGACTCAGCAAAAGGGGGGAGCCCGGACCATCTTCTTGTGTGTGGGGGTTGAACCTGTGGGGGATGAGTCGCCGCTCCCGCGGTCGAGGGACGGCCGCGGGGGCTCCTTATTCAAAAGGCTGGGTCAAGACGGTTGGGACTGCCCGGCCAATCCTGCTATCCAACGAGAACCTGTCGAAGAGGGACTCACAATGAAGCGAGCCCTGCGCCTGCTGGCGGCCGCCACCATCATCTGCACCGTATCCCAAACCGCACAAGCCCGTCCCATGGACGAAGACGCTGATCAGCCGTCGGCGCTGGCCATGTTCGGGGACGCGGTGATCGTCAGGCCGGTCATGGCCGTCGGTACGGTGGGCGGTCTGGCCGTGTATGCGGTAATGTTGCCGTTCTCCGTGCTCGGTGATAACGAAGGCGAAGCCGCCGAAGTGCTGGTGAAGAATCCCGCCCGCGCCACTTTTTTGCGTTGTCTGGGCTGCACGCCGACGCAACATGAGCGCAAACAGGCGGAGAAAAAAATACGAGAAGCCAACGCGGCGCAATAATCGCGCCGCTACCGATTGATCTTTCGAGGAGTCCGCTATGCAACGTTGCGTGGCTGCATTGGCCGCCGTGGCCATGGGCATGGGTGTATCCGTGGCGCACGGCGAAGCCTACGTATCCCTGGGATACGGATATCATGAACAGGATGACCGCTTTTTCGGCGACGACCGCTTCGAGACCGGTGACCTGATCGCCAAACTGGGCGGCCGTATCAACCGCTGGTTCGCGGTGGAGATGCGCGGCGGTTCCACGCTGAACAGCAACGAAGACCGTCTCAATGGGACTTCCATTAAAGGAGAGTACCGTCAGAAGTATTTCTATGGCGCTTATGTGAAGCTGAGTGGTCCCAACGCCACCATGGCCACGCCGTATCTGATTGGCGGTTATACCGAAGGCAAGGAAGAAATGGACGTGGACGGCGGCGGCAAGGTCACGGACAAATGGTATGACTCGTCCTACGGTCTGGGGATCGATTTCGGTGTCAGCGAGCGCTTCGACGTCAACGTGGAATACATGTTCTATCGTGACAAGGACAACGTCACCCTGAAAGGCCCCGCCCTGTCCGCTTCCTGGACGTTCTGAATCCGTAATACCGCATCGTGGTCTGAGGGTCATCGATGCCTCGGATTCGCTTGCAAGGCACGCTCCTACAGTGACAACAATTTCCATGACCACTGTAGGAGCCAGCCCTGCTGGCGAACCGCATTCTTCAACCCCTTATCAACTCTCCGCCGGTTCCGGCAATGCCTCTGTCTCTTCGTCACCGTGCCCTTCGTTGCGGCCCAGCAGCATGTACATGGCCGGTACCACGAACAGGGTAAACAGGGTGCCGATGGTCATGCCGGCGGCCACCACCAGACCGATGGCGAAGCGGGCGCCGCCGCCGGGGCCGGCGGCGATCAGCAACGGAATCATCGCCAATACCAAAGCGGCGGTGGTCATCAGTACCGGACGCAGGCGCACGGCGGCGGCGTGTTCGATGGCCTCCCGCTTGCCCATGCCTTCTTCCTGCATTTTGTTGGCGAACTCCACGATCAGAATCCCGTGTTTTGATATCACCCCGATCAGGGTCACCAGCCCCACCTGCGTGTAGATGTTGAGCGTGGCCAGACCGAGGCTGACGAAGATCATGGCGCCGCACACGGACATGGGCACCGTGATCAGCATGATGATCGGATCACGGAAGGATTCGAACTGGGCCGCCAGAACCAGATAGATCACGATCAGGGCGAAGAAGAAGGTGATCATCAAGTCGCTGCCTTCCTTCTTGAACTGCCGTGACTGGCCGGAATAGTCCACGCTGTAGCCGGGAGGCAGCACTTCCTGTGCCGCGTTTTCCAGAATGCCGAGCGCTTCACCCAGCGTCACCCCGGGGCGCTGTACGCCGGAAATGGTCACCGAGTTCAGCTGCTGGAAGCGTTTCAACTGTTGCGGCTGCACGGTTTCTTCCAGGCGCACCAGGGTGGCCAGTGGAATCAGATCGCCGGAGCCGGTGCGAATGTAGTATTGCTGCAACTGCTCCGGCGTCAGCCGGTCGCTGCGCTGAACCTGGGGAATCACTTTGTAGGACCGGTTTTCCAGGGAAAAGCGGTTGGCGTAGGCGCCGGATAACATGGCGCCCAGTTCCTGCGCCAGCTGACGCATGGTGATGCCCAGCGACGCGGCTTTCTCCCGGTCGATCAGAATGTTGTAGCGCGGTTTGTCGATCTTCAGGTCCGTGTCCAGGAAGATGAACTTGCGGCTCTCCTGGGCCTTGCCCAGGAT
This sequence is a window from Alloalcanivorax dieselolei B5. Protein-coding genes within it:
- a CDS encoding C4-dicarboxylate TRAP transporter substrate-binding protein; the protein is MANNNSNPLISVLLGGLAVVASLMPALASARDLTYASYLPPHHPTSEGITTFMAAAKAQSGGDVAFKFFPSGAAASGKEMLSAVSEGMIDGGFLVTVYFPTSVPANMIISDLSFWDQDSLVASAASVDTILNDCPQCLEEYQEHGVRFLASYATPPYQAMCKDRFDNGFDAEGKRMRVAGEEIGRWVSGIEGIPVNIPNSESYEAMERSQLDCVIGATSWLKSLSLMEVANSVVELPMGAFLGGSLLNVRESVWEDLGEKGRRALIDAAPVGLARTLYAYQKEEQDVRKLAQEQGINFVEVSDALKQHREEFMQSQIEQSAQNAAKRGVENPEKIVESFIKNLEKWEKLLEGKQLTEQQYAELLKTEIYDKAF
- a CDS encoding CaiB/BaiF CoA transferase family protein, which produces MNTATTQFKPFDGVRVLDMSQGLAGPYAAQMLLMMGATVVKVEPPQGDWGRVMGLARNGHSALSVIANWGKKGICVDARNEQGREVIKRLVGCSDLVMESFRPGVMEKLGLGYDVLKSLNPGIVLGSISGFGRSGPHALRAGSDSILQAATGMAAMNGTDEGAPRRVGMLAVDMITGLYAGYALSAAIHEQRASGVGRHLDLSLLGASMAFQAMPMVESFLQGGEKRKPVTVPSGNFDAADGQLSVVCLRNQMFHALAKALGHEEWATDPRFADNEARQRNVETLHDLLAGIFPTQSREYWINRLNQAGVLCGPVNSYSSLREDAQVEALHLLTDVDHPDFGAFPFPAFPGAESRADELPPAPALGQHTVDALRGAGFAEVEIHNLLSSGACMQA
- a CDS encoding NADPH:quinone oxidoreductase family protein, with protein sequence MRAVLCDRFGSYQDLVLSEVPSPALAEGSVRIAVHFASVSYAISLMVAGTYQRKMTPPFVPGTEVSGVVTECGPGVNDLKVGDRVAAIVDCGAFAEEVVIDRATVYPVPQAVPLEQAVALPLSFGTATTALKRAGELANKTVLVTGAGGALGQAAVQVASLLGARVIAMASSAEKLGAALQVGASEGIDYSTGDVVKKVKALTEGRGADVVFDPVGGEVFASLIRTTAVEGTILSLGFASGEIPAAPVNLLLVKNIGLLGVNFSEYVGWGKEDRRHQFSDEIQSMMRWLFLFAAEGKVRLTTPELFRFEQVTEAIDQVVQRRAVGKVALRIR
- a CDS encoding TRAP transporter small permease — its product is MNRLIKKTKSLATNVVGAMIVLMMVHVTTEVLLRLLFGMHIPGTMEVVAYYYMVTAVFIGIFICVVEDSHIRVDVLVQHFGKRLRSATDIFGLLVMTLYFALFSYGLYLQAVKSWGRREGVDAVFFELSIWPSRWIAWVGVFMAALAAVYLLVRLLRGKSGREVSS
- a CDS encoding TRAP transporter large permease, which codes for MSAVQIGFACIALLLVLLALRVPIGVSLGVSAFTGLLSLRGLDAAFALMGSTTFQFIAHWSLTAIPMFILMGAIAFHTGLTRTLFDAGKAWLGFLPGGLAIATNVSSAGFAAASGSSVAMAGAMSRLAVPEMLRARYDPGLATGVVAASGTLGAFIPPSIPFVLYAVFMEASVGQLLMAGIIPGLLTMLAYAVLIVTRVKLNPDLAPRTAQAYSNRDRWVLLLKSWPLPVIVAGVVGGLYTGTVTATEAGAFGAFVAIAAALIQGSFSWTAMQQAVSETVTSTASIFLIAIGAVLFSRMLTLSQIPMNIGVWVEDYAVALWMFLLAVTVFYIVLGMFLDPIGLMLVTLPVLAPFVIAFDIDVIWFGVLVVKFIEIGLLTPPIGLNLFVVSAGVGDKVPFGQVVRGTVWFLAAEAVVLILLMAFPQLSLLLPSLMY
- a CDS encoding type II toxin-antitoxin system VapB family antitoxin, with protein sequence MRTTITIDDALYEQALELADSGLDKPADILREAVKTYVRVQAARRLAALGGASPEMADIPRRREEPLQE
- a CDS encoding type II toxin-antitoxin system VapC family toxin, with translation MSVLVDTSVWVAHFREKNEALINLIEMDRALVHPMVLGELACGTPPEPRQRTLGYIGLLRLSNQASLKEVMTFVEQERLYGRGRGLVDMMLLASTVITPEGRLWTLDKRLAGLADEFDVAYQPHRH
- a CDS encoding DesA family fatty acid desaturase encodes the protein MHTILMFLSEGLLALGPWSLVLITLALTHVTIVSVTVYLHRYSAHRALELNPVLKHFFRFWLWLTTGMNTRAWTAIHRKHHAHCDSEEDPHSPQVLGIRKVLREGAELYQAEAVNQETLDKYGAGCPDDWMERNVYSRFPMLGIVLLALTNVVLFGFAGVTIWAVQMMWIPLFAAGVINGIGHYWGYRNFECKDASRNILPWGILIGGEELHNNHHTYPSSAKLSVRRFEFDMGWAWIRLFEMLGLAKVKKLAPTPVLATARSSVDLDTLRALVQHRFQVMAHYRRTVIKPVFQQEQARACDTTRGFYRRARALLYRDQRFFKPRHQQRLERLTEHNHTLATIYEYRLRLQEIWGQTSRNSAEMLDALKQWCREAEESGIHALQDFVTALKGYQPQPARA
- a CDS encoding hydantoinase/oxoprolinase family protein is translated as MRYWLGVDTGGTFTDFVLLGGEQPRIHKVLSTPAAPERAILQGIEDMGLTVALAQGELVIVHGSTVATNAALENKGARTVVITNSGIEDLLLIGRQNRPELYNLRPLPTHTALHDTPVIGVDTRLDAQGATLIPLTDETIRQTVDAVRRHDPESVAVNLLFSYLDPAAEQRLGEALRQAGYPVSLSSDILPTRGEYERGMATWLNAWLSPRMADYLARLKQHTTPAPLTIMQSNGGTIAADQAAERAVNLLLSGPAGGLNAARRLGQALGRDHLMTFDMGGTSTDVALLDGDIRLTRQGRIGPYPVAVPMVDMHTIGAGGGSLAQVDDAGLLHVGPESAGASPGPACYGQGGTRATVTDANLVLGRLQPEFALGGNLRLDPAKAHDAVARVAERLDMSVPQAAQGIIDLANEHMSQALRVISIQKGFDPRDFTLVSFGGAGGLHVCALATNLGMHQAVVPVRAGVLSAEGLVYAPRQRERIQALPADAETAHIQTLARQLERQAREELEAEGIDADRIRTETGLDLCYQGQSSVLTLPWQGEEPTQSEVAFHALHEQRYGHRLSLPVRRVNLRVRCLAEARPASPGQAPRGEGSPAWEAPVYGSAGDKSAAQNSEGNKIKIPVYRRDELGADQVIYGPALIFEPVGTIYIEADWQARVHPSAHLLLTCT